In Nocardioides marinus, one DNA window encodes the following:
- a CDS encoding flavin monoamine oxidase family protein, with translation MTWDVVVVGAGLSGLAAARAVAAEGRSVVVVEARDRVGGRTEGGTLEDGQWVELGGQWVGPTQDRMYALLAELGLRTVPTWNDGDIVFGLGRRTGRLAGRKGAVPRLNPVALADLAQGVTRFGRLARRTDLDAPWATPGADRLDGQTLATWVRRNLRTPQARAYFELYSEAVLACQPADVSLLHALFYTRSGTDMDTLMAVDRGAQQDRVEGGSVLVSQRMAEELDVRLGRPVAAVVQDAAGVDVVTRDGDRFRGSRVVVTLPPTLAGRLRYEPLLPSRRDQLTQKLPAGSVIKVYAVYPRPFWRDEGLNGQAGSDRGPVKVVFDNTPPGYDRGILMGFLEGAAAREWSARSPAQRRTAVVECLVRYFGPQAADPVEYVERDWTAEEFTRGCYGAHFAPGVWTGFGDALREPVGRIHWAGAECSPVWNGYMEGAVLSGEATAREVLGLL, from the coding sequence ATGACCTGGGACGTCGTCGTCGTGGGAGCCGGCCTGTCCGGGCTCGCCGCCGCCCGCGCCGTGGCCGCGGAGGGCCGTTCCGTCGTGGTCGTCGAGGCCCGGGACCGGGTCGGCGGTCGCACCGAGGGCGGCACTCTCGAGGACGGGCAGTGGGTCGAGCTCGGCGGGCAGTGGGTCGGGCCCACGCAGGACCGGATGTACGCGCTCCTCGCCGAGCTCGGGCTGCGGACGGTGCCGACGTGGAACGACGGCGACATCGTGTTCGGCCTCGGGCGGCGTACCGGGCGGCTGGCGGGACGCAAGGGCGCCGTCCCCCGGCTCAACCCCGTCGCGCTGGCCGACCTCGCGCAGGGCGTCACCCGCTTCGGGCGGCTGGCGCGGCGCACCGACCTCGACGCCCCGTGGGCCACCCCCGGCGCCGACCGGCTCGACGGGCAGACGCTGGCCACGTGGGTACGCCGGAACCTGCGCACCCCGCAGGCACGGGCCTACTTCGAGCTCTACTCCGAGGCCGTCCTGGCCTGCCAGCCCGCCGACGTCTCGCTGCTGCACGCGCTCTTCTACACCCGCTCCGGCACCGACATGGACACGCTGATGGCCGTCGACCGCGGCGCCCAGCAGGACCGCGTCGAGGGCGGCTCGGTGCTGGTGTCGCAGCGGATGGCCGAGGAGCTCGACGTTCGACTCGGGCGGCCGGTGGCCGCGGTGGTGCAGGACGCGGCCGGGGTCGACGTGGTGACCCGGGACGGCGACCGCTTCCGTGGGTCGCGGGTCGTCGTGACGCTGCCTCCCACGTTGGCCGGCCGCCTTCGCTACGAGCCGCTGCTGCCGTCGCGGCGCGACCAGCTGACCCAGAAGCTCCCCGCCGGGTCGGTCATCAAGGTCTACGCCGTCTACCCCCGGCCGTTCTGGCGCGACGAGGGTCTCAACGGCCAGGCCGGCTCGGACCGGGGCCCGGTCAAGGTGGTCTTCGACAACACCCCGCCCGGCTACGACCGCGGCATCCTCATGGGCTTCCTCGAGGGCGCCGCCGCCCGTGAGTGGTCCGCGCGCTCGCCGGCCCAGCGGCGTACCGCCGTGGTCGAGTGCCTGGTGCGCTACTTCGGTCCGCAGGCCGCCGACCCGGTGGAGTACGTCGAGCGCGACTGGACGGCCGAGGAGTTCACCCGCGGCTGCTACGGCGCGCACTTCGCGCCCGGGGTGTGGACCGGCTTCGGCGACGCGCTGCGTGAGCCGGTCGGCCGCATCCACTGGGCCGGCGCCGAGTGCTCGCCGGTGTGGAACGGCTACATGGAGGGTGCCGTGCTCTCCGGCGAGGCCACGGCGCGGGAGGTGCTGGGGCTGCTGTGA
- the gdhA gene encoding NADP-specific glutamate dehydrogenase — protein sequence MADLDSLIAPHYDVVLARNPGEKEFHQAVLEVLETLGPVVRKHREYVDSSIIERLCEPERQLIFRVPWTDDSGQVQVNRAFRVEFNSALGPYKGGLRFHPTVYLGIVKFLGFEQIFKNALTGLPIGGGKGGSDFDPKGRSDAEVMRFCQSLMTELYRHLGEYTDVPAGDIGVGGREIGYLFGQYKRITNRYESGVLTGKGLAYGGSQVRTEATGYGTVYFTEDMLGTRGHSLSGRRVVVSGSGNVAIYAIEKAAALGAQVVACSDSSGYVVDEDGIDVPLLRQVKEVERGRVSDYAEQRPKARFVEGGSVWEVTCEVALPCATQNELDGDAARLLADHGILAVAEGANMPCTPEAVDVFAERGVLFAPGKAANAGGVATSALEMQQNASRDSWSFEHTEERLRAIMAGVHERCASAADEYGRPGDYVAGANISGFVRVADAMLAMGVV from the coding sequence ATGGCCGACCTCGACTCGTTGATCGCTCCCCACTACGACGTCGTCCTGGCGCGCAACCCCGGGGAGAAGGAGTTCCACCAGGCGGTCCTGGAGGTGCTCGAGACGCTGGGTCCGGTGGTGCGCAAGCACCGCGAGTACGTCGACTCCTCGATCATCGAGCGGCTCTGCGAGCCCGAGCGGCAGCTGATCTTCCGCGTCCCGTGGACCGACGACTCGGGCCAGGTGCAGGTCAACCGCGCGTTCCGCGTGGAGTTCAACTCCGCGCTCGGCCCCTACAAGGGGGGTCTGCGCTTCCACCCGACGGTCTACCTCGGCATCGTGAAGTTCCTCGGCTTCGAGCAGATCTTCAAGAACGCGCTGACCGGCCTGCCCATCGGTGGGGGCAAGGGCGGCTCGGACTTCGACCCGAAGGGCCGCAGCGACGCGGAGGTGATGCGCTTCTGCCAGTCGCTGATGACCGAGCTCTACCGCCACCTGGGGGAGTACACCGACGTGCCGGCCGGCGACATCGGCGTCGGCGGTCGGGAGATCGGCTACCTGTTCGGCCAGTACAAGCGGATCACCAACCGCTACGAGTCCGGCGTGCTCACCGGCAAGGGCCTCGCCTACGGCGGCTCCCAGGTTCGGACCGAGGCCACGGGCTACGGCACGGTCTACTTCACCGAGGACATGTTGGGCACCCGCGGGCACTCGCTGTCGGGTCGTCGGGTCGTGGTCTCGGGCTCGGGGAACGTCGCGATCTACGCCATCGAGAAGGCCGCGGCCCTGGGTGCGCAGGTGGTCGCCTGCTCGGACTCCAGTGGGTACGTCGTGGACGAGGACGGCATCGACGTACCCCTGCTGCGTCAGGTCAAGGAGGTCGAGCGAGGCCGTGTCTCCGACTACGCCGAGCAGCGGCCGAAGGCGCGCTTCGTCGAGGGCGGGTCGGTGTGGGAGGTGACGTGCGAGGTCGCGCTGCCGTGCGCCACGCAGAACGAGCTGGACGGCGATGCCGCCCGACTGCTCGCCGACCACGGGATCCTCGCTGTCGCGGAGGGCGCGAACATGCCCTGTACCCCTGAGGCGGTGGACGTCTTCGCCGAGCGGGGGGTGCTCTTCGCGCCCGGCAAGGCCGCCAACGCTGGGGGTGTCGCGACCTCGGCGCTGGAGATGCAGCAGAACGCCTCCCGCGACTCGTGGTCCTTCGAGCACACCGAGGAGCGGCTGCGCGCCATCATGGCGGGGGTGCACGAGCGGTGCGCGAGTGCCGCCGACGAGTACGGACGCCCCGGCGACTACGTCGCCGGCGCCAACATCTCGGGCTTCGTCCGGGTGGCCGATGCGATGCTGGCGATGGGCGTGGTCTGA
- a CDS encoding VOC family protein has translation MTHTAPGPIAQVCWVVPDISASESFLATTLGVGAWTSMGEVRFGPDEATHRGAPADFTVLVSLAWAGDLQVELIQPLAGESLYAEFLAEHPAGGLHHVAIETEDVDASVAAAGLPVLSEGSMAGGLMRFAYLDGAAHGVPFVELLWLSEEMREIFATMRRG, from the coding sequence GTGACGCACACCGCCCCAGGTCCGATCGCCCAGGTCTGCTGGGTCGTCCCCGACATCAGCGCGTCGGAGTCCTTCCTCGCGACGACGCTCGGGGTCGGCGCGTGGACGTCGATGGGGGAGGTCCGGTTCGGGCCGGACGAGGCAACGCACCGAGGCGCGCCGGCCGACTTCACGGTGCTGGTCTCCCTGGCCTGGGCGGGGGACCTCCAGGTCGAGCTGATCCAGCCCCTGGCCGGCGAGTCGCTGTACGCCGAGTTCCTCGCCGAGCACCCGGCAGGCGGCCTGCACCACGTGGCGATCGAGACCGAGGACGTCGACGCGTCGGTCGCGGCCGCGGGTCTGCCGGTGCTCTCGGAGGGGTCGATGGCCGGCGGGCTGATGCGCTTCGCCTACCTCGACGGCGCAGCCCACGGGGTGCCCTTCGTCGAGCTGCTGTGGCTCTCGGAGGAGATGCGGGAGATCTTCGCGACGATGCGCCGCGGCTGA
- a CDS encoding alpha/beta hydrolase: protein MSTTTTRVVAAVVALAMVLAGLGVALTLFFGGDEPGRASGPAPTTTPEPGATDAPSPELDEFYGQQLEWSPCERDDDLECATLTVPVDYTDPGGDTVGIALLKLPATRPAERIGSLVVNPGGPGAPGTSYAAAAGVVFRPALYQRYDIVGFDPRGTGSSDPVDCVSDEELDAFLSIDPAPDTPAEIDGARADLEDFFAGCLERSDGLVEHVTTVETARDMDVLRAALGESELAYFGASYGTKLGATYAELFPESVGRFVLDGAVDVAASSRELTLGQAEGFQRALEAYVGDCVDGGGCFLGDSVDAGLERIATFLDEVDAEPLPAGDRELTVGNAFYGIITPLYVSDYWFLLTQALQDAFDGDGSALMDLADLYASRNPDGSYSDNSAEAIYAINCLDDPSSASVEEIRQQVPVFEEASPTLGEVFAWSLIGCVGDPRRAVEEAPKIRAEGAAPILVVGTTRDPATPYEWAESLADQLASGVLLSRDGDGHTAYNSGNECIDSAIEAYLLEGTVPADRTSC, encoded by the coding sequence TCGCCATGGTGCTCGCCGGCCTCGGGGTGGCGCTCACCCTGTTCTTCGGCGGCGACGAGCCGGGGCGTGCCTCCGGGCCCGCGCCGACGACGACCCCGGAGCCGGGCGCCACCGACGCACCGTCCCCGGAGCTGGACGAGTTCTACGGCCAGCAGCTGGAGTGGAGCCCCTGCGAGCGCGACGACGACCTCGAGTGCGCGACGCTCACCGTGCCGGTGGACTACACCGACCCCGGCGGCGACACGGTCGGCATCGCCCTGCTCAAGCTGCCCGCGACCCGTCCGGCCGAGCGGATCGGCTCGCTGGTGGTCAACCCCGGCGGCCCCGGCGCGCCCGGCACGTCGTACGCCGCAGCCGCCGGCGTGGTCTTCCGTCCGGCCCTCTACCAGCGCTACGACATCGTCGGCTTCGACCCGCGCGGCACCGGCTCCTCCGACCCGGTCGACTGCGTGAGCGACGAGGAGCTCGACGCCTTCCTCTCCATCGACCCCGCCCCCGACACCCCGGCGGAGATCGACGGGGCCCGAGCGGACCTCGAGGACTTCTTCGCCGGCTGCCTGGAGCGCTCCGACGGGCTGGTCGAGCACGTCACGACCGTCGAGACCGCCCGCGACATGGACGTCCTGCGCGCGGCGCTGGGGGAGTCCGAGCTGGCCTACTTCGGCGCCTCCTACGGCACCAAGCTGGGCGCGACCTACGCCGAGCTGTTCCCCGAGAGCGTCGGCCGCTTCGTCCTCGACGGCGCCGTCGACGTGGCGGCGTCCTCGCGCGAGTTGACCCTGGGCCAGGCCGAGGGCTTCCAGCGCGCGCTGGAGGCCTACGTCGGCGACTGCGTCGACGGGGGCGGCTGCTTCCTCGGTGACTCGGTGGACGCGGGGCTGGAGCGCATCGCGACCTTCCTCGACGAGGTCGACGCCGAGCCGCTGCCCGCGGGCGACCGCGAGCTGACCGTCGGCAACGCCTTCTACGGCATCATCACCCCGCTCTACGTCAGCGACTACTGGTTCCTGCTGACCCAGGCGCTGCAGGACGCCTTCGACGGCGACGGCAGCGCGCTGATGGACCTCGCCGACCTCTACGCCTCGCGCAACCCCGACGGTTCCTACTCCGACAACTCCGCGGAGGCGATCTACGCGATCAACTGCCTCGACGACCCGAGCAGTGCCTCGGTCGAGGAGATCCGCCAGCAGGTCCCGGTCTTCGAGGAGGCGTCACCGACCCTGGGCGAGGTGTTCGCCTGGAGCCTCATCGGCTGCGTGGGGGACCCGCGCCGGGCCGTCGAGGAGGCGCCGAAGATCCGGGCCGAGGGAGCCGCCCCCATCCTGGTGGTCGGCACCACGCGCGACCCGGCCACCCCGTACGAGTGGGCCGAGTCGTTGGCCGACCAGCTGGCCAGCGGGGTGCTGCTGAGCCGCGACGGCGATGGCCACACGGCGTACAACTCCGGGAACGAGTGCATCGACTCCGCCATCGAGGCCTACCTGCTCGAGGGCACCGTCCCCGCCGACCGCACGTCCTGCTGA
- a CDS encoding TetR family transcriptional regulator, producing MPTGSEPDPTPITDGVFFTVPDPLPRGRHRLPRSEVLARQRDRLLIAATELLAHGGPGAVGVKPVCSRAGASLAAFYECFETKEDCIFAAYDRFIAVFIERLVAVHGEGRTWEEYVGAVLDSYFEVLEQDLVVARAFQVEMDSLGPEARRRRREALHGLGQLLHQKHREWVGTQGEVLPEAAYIAALYGVRQLASDALDTPTPDLPGTRDSVAVWVSRAFAT from the coding sequence GTGCCCACAGGCTCCGAGCCCGACCCGACGCCGATCACCGACGGCGTCTTCTTCACCGTGCCCGACCCACTGCCCCGGGGGCGGCACCGCTTGCCCCGCTCGGAGGTCCTCGCCCGACAGCGCGACCGACTGCTCATCGCGGCGACCGAGCTGCTCGCCCACGGCGGACCCGGCGCCGTCGGCGTGAAACCGGTCTGCTCGCGCGCCGGCGCCTCCCTCGCCGCCTTCTACGAGTGCTTCGAGACCAAGGAGGACTGCATCTTCGCCGCCTACGACCGCTTCATCGCGGTCTTCATCGAGCGGCTGGTGGCGGTCCACGGGGAGGGTCGGACGTGGGAGGAGTACGTCGGGGCCGTGCTCGACTCCTATTTCGAGGTCCTCGAGCAGGACCTCGTGGTCGCGCGGGCCTTCCAGGTCGAGATGGACTCCCTGGGACCAGAGGCTCGCCGACGCCGGCGCGAGGCCCTGCACGGCCTGGGTCAGCTGCTGCACCAGAAGCACCGGGAGTGGGTGGGCACGCAGGGCGAGGTGCTGCCGGAGGCGGCCTACATCGCCGCGCTGTACGGGGTACGCCAGCTGGCCTCCGACGCGCTCGACACACCGACACCGGATCTGCCGGGGACCCGCGACTCGGTCGCGGTCTGGGTCAGCCGGGCGTTCGCCACCTGA
- a CDS encoding TspO/MBR family protein, with translation MSSTSTSARHRGTDRTSGPAAWWTLIPFLLAVALAAGLGGAASSSAGSEYESLDQPFFAPPSWLFGPVWTALYVAIGVAGWLAWRRTGVDAATGWWAGQLVLNAAWTPIFFGAGAYGWALVEIVALLAAVTVTITMFRARSGAAAWLMVPYLGWVAFATALNASIWWLNR, from the coding sequence ATGAGCAGTACGTCGACCTCCGCACGTCACCGTGGCACCGACCGGACGTCAGGCCCAGCGGCCTGGTGGACGCTGATCCCGTTCCTGCTGGCCGTGGCGCTCGCCGCAGGCCTCGGTGGAGCGGCGTCGTCCTCGGCCGGTTCGGAGTACGAGTCGCTCGACCAGCCGTTCTTCGCGCCGCCGTCGTGGCTGTTCGGGCCGGTGTGGACGGCGCTCTACGTGGCGATCGGCGTGGCGGGGTGGCTCGCCTGGCGACGTACCGGCGTCGACGCGGCCACCGGGTGGTGGGCCGGGCAGCTGGTGCTCAACGCCGCCTGGACCCCGATCTTCTTCGGTGCCGGCGCCTACGGCTGGGCATTGGTGGAGATCGTGGCGCTCCTGGCGGCCGTCACGGTCACCATCACCATGTTCCGCGCCCGCAGCGGAGCCGCCGCCTGGCTGATGGTCCCCTACCTGGGCTGGGTCGCCTTCGCGACCGCCCTCAACGCGTCGATCTGGTGGCTCAACCGCTGA
- a CDS encoding limonene-1,2-epoxide hydrolase family protein, with protein sequence MSEPVSVVTTFLDALAAGDSRSALDLLDVDIEWRNTGLPTLRGRRATGALVSMEKRGVGFGYTMHAAAAEGDVVLTDRSDWLTLGRWRAEFWVRGTFTLRHGKIAVWDDAFSMGGFAGASALGLVRAVLPR encoded by the coding sequence ATGAGCGAGCCCGTCTCCGTCGTCACGACCTTCCTCGACGCCCTGGCCGCGGGTGACTCCCGCAGCGCGCTGGACCTGCTCGACGTCGACATCGAGTGGCGCAACACCGGCCTGCCGACGCTGCGCGGGCGCCGGGCCACCGGTGCCCTGGTGAGCATGGAGAAGCGTGGGGTGGGCTTCGGCTACACCATGCACGCAGCCGCCGCCGAGGGCGACGTCGTGCTCACCGACCGCAGCGACTGGTTGACCCTCGGGCGCTGGCGCGCGGAGTTCTGGGTGCGCGGCACCTTCACGCTGCGGCACGGCAAGATCGCCGTCTGGGACGACGCGTTCTCCATGGGTGGCTTCGCCGGCGCCTCGGCGCTGGGGCTGGTGCGGGCGGTCCTGCCGCGGTAG
- a CDS encoding LysR family transcriptional regulator: MLSVHQLTCFLAAYEHGSLTRAAEHLGYAQPSVSEQIRALEKTLGVELFRRVGRGVVPTTVGDTLRPYAEQVIASIDEARQAVQSVKSFETGTIRFGMFGIARLYAGASLIADVLTRYPGVRVELVGQNSAEVMEELRRGRLEAAMLAVSTVESEGMEVIPVAREELVYLTAEPARLETPVTAHRLSLATLVMSETTFRATDSTRATLRRMLHETGRNPATRIEVEDIETAVELVGLGLADTVIPLGAAQQLVPRLAPNAGWVSLRPRQFDTFAIVHRKGAVLSPAARLMIELATARMQSIAEATASRHPATPATP, translated from the coding sequence ATGCTTTCTGTACACCAGCTCACATGTTTCCTCGCCGCCTACGAGCACGGCTCGCTCACGCGCGCGGCCGAGCACCTCGGCTACGCCCAGCCGTCGGTGTCCGAGCAGATCCGGGCCCTGGAGAAGACCCTCGGCGTCGAGCTGTTCCGCCGGGTCGGTCGCGGAGTCGTCCCCACCACCGTCGGCGACACCCTGCGCCCGTACGCCGAGCAGGTCATCGCCTCCATCGACGAGGCCCGCCAGGCCGTGCAGTCGGTGAAGTCCTTCGAGACCGGGACGATCCGCTTCGGGATGTTCGGCATCGCCCGCCTGTACGCCGGAGCGAGCCTGATCGCCGACGTGCTCACCCGCTACCCCGGCGTCCGTGTCGAGCTGGTCGGGCAGAACTCCGCCGAGGTCATGGAGGAGCTGCGCCGCGGCCGGCTCGAGGCCGCCATGCTCGCCGTCTCCACCGTCGAGAGCGAGGGCATGGAGGTGATCCCCGTGGCCCGCGAGGAGCTCGTCTACCTCACCGCCGAGCCCGCCCGCCTCGAGACGCCCGTCACCGCGCACCGGCTCTCGCTCGCGACGCTGGTGATGTCCGAGACCACCTTCAGGGCCACCGACTCCACCCGCGCCACCCTGCGCCGGATGCTGCACGAGACCGGCCGCAACCCCGCGACCCGCATCGAGGTCGAGGACATCGAGACCGCCGTCGAGCTGGTCGGCCTCGGCCTCGCCGACACCGTCATCCCGTTGGGCGCCGCCCAGCAGCTCGTGCCGCGGCTCGCGCCGAACGCCGGCTGGGTCTCGCTGCGGCCGCGCCAGTTCGACACCTTCGCCATCGTGCACCGCAAGGGCGCCGTGCTCTCCCCCGCCGCACGCCTGATGATCGAGCTCGCCACCGCACGGATGCAGTCGATCGCCGAGGCCACCGCCTCGCGGCACCCGGCGACGCCCGCGACCCCGTAG
- a CDS encoding molybdopterin-dependent oxidoreductase — MRSVPVGHAARSLAAVGLVELALATRGRSVLDDLGEVVIDHAPLPLIELGVQLMGTTDKPLLRLQSLGALVAAGTAVGHLAPAGESSDRRRTAVQAGVGLGALVAARAVLARQQPQARADLAGAPVTDPDDGADGWASTPLVTPVEDFYVTDVTMRAPVIDADGWRLEVEAADGTRAVVDAARLAGLPRQERQALLACVHNRPGWDRLGQQSWTGLPVPELLAALGLPVPDAADDSLDLVMEGADGLVMTLPWPDVVARRSWLVTAMGGRPLTAAHGHPARVLTAGLPGQYGGPKWVTGLRLRPTGSVTATWVARGWPRGPVLVPMMARIDSLGTVGMPPRLPRRPVPVQARGEVSGVAWAPAHGGVAGVDLRVDDGPWQPAELAADLGADSWRRWRAPLDLAPGTHELAVRCRAGDGTVQAGTGRPPYPSGADGFHRVRVKVARA, encoded by the coding sequence ATGCGTTCGGTCCCCGTCGGGCACGCCGCCCGGTCCCTCGCTGCCGTCGGGCTGGTGGAGCTGGCCCTGGCCACGCGCGGTCGCAGCGTGCTGGACGACCTCGGTGAGGTCGTCATCGACCACGCCCCGCTGCCGCTGATCGAGCTGGGCGTGCAGCTGATGGGCACCACCGACAAGCCGCTGCTGCGCCTGCAGTCGCTGGGTGCCCTGGTCGCGGCGGGTACGGCGGTCGGGCATCTGGCGCCGGCGGGTGAGTCGTCCGATCGGCGGCGTACGGCCGTGCAGGCGGGCGTCGGCCTCGGGGCCCTGGTCGCCGCTCGGGCCGTCCTGGCGCGGCAGCAGCCGCAGGCGCGAGCCGACCTGGCAGGAGCGCCCGTCACGGACCCCGACGACGGCGCGGACGGCTGGGCGAGCACCCCGCTGGTCACCCCCGTCGAGGACTTCTACGTCACCGACGTGACGATGCGCGCGCCGGTCATCGACGCCGACGGGTGGCGCCTCGAGGTCGAGGCCGCGGACGGCACCCGTGCGGTGGTCGACGCGGCCCGGCTCGCGGGCCTCCCGCGGCAGGAGCGTCAGGCCCTCCTCGCGTGCGTCCACAACCGTCCCGGCTGGGACCGTCTCGGCCAGCAGTCCTGGACCGGCCTCCCGGTCCCCGAGCTGCTGGCCGCGCTCGGGCTGCCGGTCCCGGACGCCGCGGACGACTCGCTGGACCTGGTGATGGAGGGGGCCGACGGGCTGGTCATGACGCTGCCGTGGCCCGACGTCGTCGCCCGCCGCTCCTGGCTCGTCACTGCGATGGGCGGGCGGCCGCTCACCGCGGCGCACGGCCACCCGGCGCGGGTGCTCACCGCCGGCCTGCCGGGGCAGTACGGCGGACCCAAGTGGGTCACCGGGCTGCGGCTGCGCCCCACCGGGTCGGTCACCGCCACCTGGGTCGCCCGCGGCTGGCCGCGCGGGCCGGTCCTCGTGCCGATGATGGCCCGCATCGACTCCCTCGGGACCGTCGGCATGCCCCCGCGGCTGCCCCGCCGACCCGTGCCGGTCCAGGCACGCGGCGAGGTCAGCGGCGTGGCCTGGGCCCCCGCCCACGGCGGCGTGGCCGGGGTCGACCTGCGCGTCGACGACGGCCCCTGGCAGCCCGCCGAGCTGGCCGCCGACCTGGGTGCGGACTCCTGGCGCCGCTGGCGGGCGCCGCTCGACCTGGCGCCCGGCACCCACGAGCTCGCCGTCCGGTGCCGCGCGGGCGACGGGACCGTCCAGGCCGGCACCGGCCGACCGCCGTACCCCTCGGGCGCCGACGGCTTCCACCGCGTGCGGGTGAAGGTCGCCCGGGCCTAG
- a CDS encoding nuclear transport factor 2 family protein has product METPRTVQAWHALAATRDPAGLGALLHEDCVFRSPAVHAPQVGKELTTAYLSAALVVLGPTLTYQREWYAEDSAVLQFTADLDGVVVEGIDMMTWGADGRITEFTVMVRPVKGLHTLIEKMAAQLFG; this is encoded by the coding sequence GTGGAGACTCCCCGCACCGTCCAGGCCTGGCACGCCCTCGCCGCCACCCGCGACCCTGCCGGGCTCGGTGCCCTGCTGCACGAGGACTGCGTGTTCCGCTCCCCGGCGGTGCACGCGCCGCAGGTCGGCAAGGAGCTGACCACGGCCTACCTCTCGGCCGCCCTCGTCGTGCTCGGCCCGACGCTGACCTACCAGCGCGAGTGGTACGCCGAGGACTCGGCGGTCCTGCAGTTCACCGCCGACCTCGACGGGGTCGTCGTCGAGGGGATCGACATGATGACCTGGGGGGCCGATGGCCGGATCACCGAGTTCACCGTGATGGTGCGACCGGTCAAGGGCCTGCACACGCTGATCGAGAAGATGGCCGCCCAGCTCTTCGGCTGA
- a CDS encoding LVIVD repeat-containing protein: MLTATRPAARRLLLATAALVLGTATFAVADLGTAADLEPRPTPQARCTGANDLPETAQQGRVALADYVSGRAAQGYRCNAAQVAHHGTSGGFKVERYTDRTGRTCAYYDSTLLFPRDVLFNAVEGLGVITLDMTDPRNPVQTATLTSPAMLSPHESLLVNKKRGILAAVLGNPATNLGIVDLYDVGTDCRSPELLSSTRSAAFGHESGFTRDGRTFWVAGTTGGNLTAVDISDPREPVQVFEQTGVRYHGLRLSKDGRTMYVAVTGGSQGAMSTAGLRVLDVSEVQDRRPDPDVSVISDLTWQTVSIPQSAEPFTRGGRHYLLETDEYADYQGDREIGAARIIDIENPKRPKVVSDIRLAVHEAGFGSGEQALDPGALIPVQGYAAHYCSVPYVKNPKIVACSMILSGLRVFDISNLRRPREIAYFNQPVLPGSGTLQPSAVGAFAMARPAWDVRRRHVWYSDGNSGFYVVALRGPARKLLRR, translated from the coding sequence GTGCTGACCGCCACCCGCCCGGCCGCGCGGCGCCTGCTGCTCGCCACGGCCGCCCTCGTCCTCGGAACCGCCACCTTCGCCGTCGCCGACCTCGGGACCGCCGCCGACCTCGAGCCACGCCCCACGCCGCAGGCCCGCTGCACGGGCGCGAACGACCTCCCCGAGACCGCGCAGCAGGGGCGGGTCGCGCTGGCCGACTACGTGTCGGGCAGGGCGGCACAGGGCTACCGGTGCAACGCGGCCCAGGTCGCCCACCACGGCACCTCGGGAGGCTTCAAGGTCGAGCGCTACACGGACCGGACGGGACGTACGTGCGCCTACTACGACTCCACCCTGCTCTTCCCGCGCGACGTTCTCTTCAACGCGGTCGAGGGCCTCGGTGTCATCACCCTGGACATGACCGATCCGCGCAACCCCGTGCAGACCGCCACGTTGACCTCGCCCGCCATGTTGAGCCCGCACGAGTCGCTGCTGGTCAACAAGAAGCGCGGCATCCTCGCCGCCGTGCTCGGCAACCCCGCCACCAACCTCGGCATCGTCGACCTCTACGACGTCGGCACCGACTGCCGCAGCCCCGAGCTGCTGTCCTCGACCCGCTCGGCGGCCTTCGGGCACGAGAGCGGGTTCACCCGTGACGGCCGCACCTTCTGGGTCGCCGGCACCACCGGCGGCAACCTCACCGCCGTCGACATCAGCGACCCGCGGGAGCCGGTGCAGGTCTTCGAGCAGACCGGCGTCCGCTACCACGGGCTGCGGCTCTCCAAGGACGGCCGCACGATGTACGTCGCGGTGACGGGGGGCTCGCAGGGCGCCATGAGCACCGCCGGCCTGCGGGTGCTCGACGTCTCCGAGGTGCAGGACCGGCGCCCCGATCCCGACGTCAGCGTGATCTCCGACCTGACGTGGCAGACCGTCTCGATCCCGCAGTCGGCCGAGCCGTTCACCCGCGGCGGGCGCCACTACCTGCTCGAGACGGACGAGTACGCCGACTACCAGGGCGACCGCGAGATCGGCGCCGCACGGATCATCGACATCGAGAACCCGAAGCGCCCGAAGGTCGTCTCCGACATCCGCCTGGCCGTCCACGAGGCCGGCTTCGGCAGCGGTGAGCAGGCGCTCGATCCCGGCGCGCTGATCCCGGTGCAGGGCTATGCCGCCCACTACTGCTCGGTCCCCTACGTCAAGAACCCCAAGATCGTGGCCTGCTCCATGATCCTCTCGGGCCTGCGCGTCTTCGACATCTCCAACCTGCGACGCCCGCGCGAGATCGCCTACTTCAACCAGCCGGTCCTGCCCGGCAGCGGCACCCTGCAGCCCAGCGCGGTCGGGGCGTTCGCGATGGCACGACCCGCCTGGGACGTGAGGCGTCGCCACGTCTGGTACTCCGACGGGAACTCCGGCTTCTACGTCGTCGCGCTGCGCGGGCCGGCCCGCAAGCTGCTGCGTCGCTGA